From the Fulvia fulva chromosome 2, complete sequence genome, one window contains:
- a CDS encoding Unsaturated glucuronyl hydrolase — translation MKLRTVLWLSLCSSGFASRLHPPAALHDDNMGARILRTALIDPPTGDSQSWPMYTYGAHDNIPPSDTIPGTYVKTTASGWTAGFFPDSIWHMYHRAKQTRPSHRQDATSSGPTPDEWLTLAHQWTAPLTSNANLTTTHDLGFLAKPFESALRFNNETHYLPILAQMSSSLAARFVPEAGVIRSWDNKNTSFSQNASHQDSVLVTIDNMMNLALLARSAAEYTGNATMLEMAISHANRTRDHHFRPDGSTFHVCDYSGTTGDLYLCRTAQGLADNSTWARGQAWGIYGFAEMYSFVQDPSYLATAVKAADWFLDHLPEDGVPFWDFDAPRIPDVTPRDSSAAMIAASGMILLQDQIDRTSSRGPAKDGRGERRSRRRNYPDAAIKLLHDTLDLTLAGQIGYADIDKQHPASTLGATTDPTTPANTSVSRGFEAILMHATANNNPSAGDERNFDTGLLYGDYYLIEAGDRLGYNKCKEFKLS, via the coding sequence ATGAAATTAAGAACAGTACTCTGGCTGTCACTGTGCTCGAGTGGCTTTGCTAGCAGGCTACATCCTCCGGCAGCTCTACACGACGACAACATGGGTGCAAGAATACTGAGGACAGCACTAATTGATCCGCCAACTGGTGACAGCCAGAGTTGGCCGATGTATACATACGGCGCACACGACAACATTCCTCCATCGGACACGATCCCAGGCACATACGTCAAGACAACCGCATCAGGCTGGACCGCCGGCTTCTTCCCCGACAGTATCTGGCACATGTACCACAGAGCGAAGCAAACACGTCCATCTCACCGACAGGATGCCACTTCATCCGGTCCCACTCCAGACGAATGGCTCACCCTCGCCCACCAATGGACAGCGCCCCTAACCTCAAACGCCAACCTCACCACAACCCACGACCTCGGCTTCCTCGCCAAACCCTTCGAATCCGCCCTCCGCTTCAACAACGAAACGCACTACCTCCCCATCCTCGCTCAAATGTCTTCCAGCCTAGCTGCTCGCTTTGTGCCCGAAGCCGGCGTGATCCGCTCCTGGGATAACAAGAACACCTCCTTCTCCCAGAACGCTTCACATCAGGACTCGGTTCTAGTTACAATCGATAACATGATGAACCTCGCGCTCCTTGCCCGCTCCGCAGCGGAGTACACGGGGAATGCGACAATGCTGGAGATGGCGATCTCGCATGCGAATCGAACTCGAGATCACCACTTCCGCCCCGACGGCTCGACCTTCCACGTTTGCGATTACAGCGGCACGACTGGGGATCTCTACCTCTGCCGCACAGCACAGGGACTGGCCGATAACAGCACCTGGGCGCGAGGCCAGGCTTGGGGCATTTATGGTTTCGCGGAGATGTATAGTTTCGTGCAAGACCCATCGTACCTTGCCACAGCTGTGAAGGCTGCGGACTGGTTTCTGGATCATCTACCTGAAGATGGAGTACCGTTTTGGGATTTCGATGCGCCGCGTATACCAGACGTGACGCCCCGGGATAGTTCTGCCGCGATGATCGCGGCGAGCGGGATGATTCTGCTACAGGACCAGATCGACCGTACCTCATCGCGCGGTCCTGCCAAGGATGGGAGGGGGGAGAGGAGGAGCAGAAGGAGGAACTACCCCGACGCAGCGATCAAGCTCCTCCACGATACCCTCGACCTCACGCTGGCTGGGCAGATTGGTTATGCCGACATCGACAAGCAACATCCAGCTTCGACACTAGGCGCCACCACAGATCCCACCACACCAGCGAACACATCCGTGTCGAGAGGCTTTGAGGCGATCTTGATGCATGCCACAGCAAACAACAATCCCAGCGCAGGGGATGAGAGGAACTTCGATACGGGGTTGCTGTATGGTGATTACTATCTCATTGAAGCTGGGGACAGGCTGGGCTATAACAAATGCAAAGAGTTCAAATTATCGTAG
- a CDS encoding E3 ubiquitin-protein ligase DMA1 has product MVAYTLPITTHGFTSPPRMQIQSASSTASLNSSNATPASPTRPSRLRGLSYLRSYTRDHLHSYSTPRSEAPPLIRSTSSPGATSPNTSPRPQHTNTFERGSGSAIQSGENGWIPAIQGRREAAPTTSTSTDTAAPERSSMAMTRNRGPAPTPTSTAQAAASNHPALRRPSAFETASTADTSSAAAGSKDQHPVIRFIPHIETRSSRPSLRFDALSRTLKTPGSVVRVGRYSERDNNPTNADNGLPVGFKSKVVSRRHCEFWCTDGQWYIKDVKSSSGTFLNHVRLSSPGLESRPYPVNDGDIVQLGIDFKGGEEVIFRCVKIRVECNRGWQKSLNTFNTTAHKRLFKSALKAKNRDSDAGSVNSSECSICLNPVAPCQALFVAPCSHVWHFKCVRGLINSQHYPNFSCPNCRFVADLEADVEQPDEGDYETDEAEEQPDVLPAGDDIDRGTPDRDSGHGQSDDSYEHVARISSAPRLGSMSRQQEVDDDLARLVNEASLRTPSPQQEHSSDSADAGPSATSRPIRIGQPMSATRYASGPSGARSVTPTSHAPFALSAGPIVDGPMTPRNDVGPFVLNGDRLAEDGEGSTR; this is encoded by the exons ATGGTTGCATACACCCTGCCTATAACCACTCACGGCTTCACTTCGCCTCCAAGAATGCAAATACAATCCGCTAGCTCGACCGCTTCCTTGAATTCTTCGAATGCTACACCGGCCTCTCCCACACGACCCAGTCGCCTGCGCGGCCTTTCATATCTTCGTTCCTACACCCGCGATCACTTGCACTCTTACTCGACGCCGCGTAGTGAAGCGCCCCCGTTGATTCGTTCTACGTCCTCACCTGGCGCCACCAGTCCGAACACATCTCCACGACCTCAGCATACCAATACTTTCGAGCGGGGTAGCGGGAGTGCCATCCAGAGTGGGGAGAACGGCTGGATTCCAGCGATTCAAG GAAGAAGAGAAGCGGCCCCAACAACATCAACATCGACAGACACCGCGGCACCAGAGCGCAGTAGCATGGCCATGACTAGAAATCGCGGACCTGCGCCCACGCCTACATCGACTGCGCAAGCAGCTGCCAGTAATCACCCAGCCCTTCGAAGACCGTCGGCGTTCGAGACCGCATCGACTGCTGATACATCGTCTGCCGCCGCTGGCAGTAAAGATCAGCACCCCGTCATTCGATTCATTCCCCACATTGAGACCCGGTCTTCTAGGCCATCATTACGATTCGATGCGCTATCGCGGACTCTGAAAACACCCGGGAGCGTGGTGCGCGTTGGGCGGTACAGCGAAAGAGACAACAACCCTACCAATGCGGACAACGGCCTGCCGGTAGGATTCAAATCGAAAGTCGTAAGCAGGAGACACTGTGAGTTTTGGTGCACAGACGGACAGTGGTACATCAAGGACGTGAAATCGAGCTCTGGCACCTTCCTAAATCACGTACGACTATCAAGCCCAGGATTAGAAAGCCGTCCCTACCCAGTGAACGATGGAGACATAGTCCAGCTCGGAATCGACTTCAAGGGCGGAGAGGAGGTCATCTTTCGCTGCGTCAAGATCCGGGTGGAGTGCAATCGTGGCTGGCAGAAGAGCTTGAACACCTTCAACACCACGGCACACAAGCGGTTGTTTAAGAGCGCCTTGAAGGCAAAGAACAGAGACTCAGACGCGGGGAGCGTGAACAGCTCGGAGTGCTCCATCTGCTTGAACCCAGTGGCTCCCTGTCAGGCGCTATTCGTGGCGCCCTGCAGTCACGTCTGGCACTTCAAATGCGTGCGAGGTCTGATTAACAGTCAGCACTATCCGAACTTCTCGTGTCCGAACTGCAGGTTTGTGGCAGATCTGGAGGCAGACGTGGAACAACCAGACGAAGGCGACTACGAAACGGACGAAGCTGAAGAACAGCCCGATGTGCTGCCAGCAGGAGACGACATCGATCGTGGCACGCCAGACAGAGACTCCGGACATGGTCAAAGCGACGACAGCTACGAGCACGTCGCACGAATATCTTCAGCCCCACGACTTGGTAGTATGTCTCGACAGCAAGAAGTTGACGATGACCTTGCGAGGCTTGTGAATGAAGCCTCATTACGAACACCATCTCCACAGCAGGAACACTCTTCGGACTCTGCAGATGCGGGCCCTTCTGCGACATCGCGGCCGATTAGGATCGGACAACCAATGTCAGCGACACGTTATGCGAGCGGTCCCTCAGGAGCCCGGTCTGTGACACCGACTTCGCATGCACCGTTTGCTCTATCAGCTGGCCCGATCGTCGATGGGCCGATGACTCCGAGGAATGATGTGGGACCTTTCGTGTTGAATGGCGATCGACTAGCAGAGGACGGCGAAGGAAGTACGAGGTAG
- a CDS encoding Mitochondrial-processing peptidase subunit alpha, with product MMSKTLSLPRQLTKGAKAVARARQYATASNHAQDPTDLDTITTLPNGLRIATAEQAGHFSGVGVYIDAGSRYESNALRGTSHIIDRLAFKSTTKRSADQMLEAMEQMGGNIQCASSRESLMYQAATFNAAVPDTVAMLAETIRDPNITDEEVFRQLETADYEIGEIWGKPELILPELVHMAAYKDNTLGNPLLCPKDRLDQIDSRTIEAYRKAFFKPERTVVAFAGVNHQEAVRLTEQYFGDMKDPAASIARPSTSSEAQQVQPPYPTSQLPPQKDSGLMSRLFSKNLSTSASQSATVSPLDPSDIIPHPLDQPINYDQPSHYTGGFLTLPPLEIPPNPALPRVSHIHLAFESLPISSPDIYALATLQTLLGGGGSFSAGGPGKGMYSRLYTNVLNQYGWVENCVAFNHAYTDSGLFGISASCATQFVPRMLDTMARELSLLSTETGLGRLSEIEVKRAKNQLRSSLLMNLESRMVELEDLGRQVQVHGRRIPVKEMVANIENVTMSDLRRVAKQVFSGQVHNVGNGSGAPTVVLQQGEEENVKLKEIPWSDIQERIAKWGLGRR from the coding sequence ATGATGAGCAAGACGCTGTCATTACCGCGACAGCTCACGAAGGGCGCCAAAGCTGTTGCGCGGGCTAGGCAGTATGCGACTGCTTCGAATCACGCACAGGATCCAACGGATCTGGACACGATAACTACACTTCCTAATGGCTTGCGAATCGCAACGGCAGAGCAAGCAGGACATTTCAGCGGAGTAGGCGTGTACATTGATGCAGGATCGCGCTACGAATCCAATGCCCTGAGAGGCACGAGTCATATCATCGATCGTTTAGCCTTCAAATCAACCACGAAACGATCAGCAGATCAAATGCTGGAGGCCATGGAGCAGATGGGAGGCAACATTCAATGCGCCTCATCGAGAGAAAGTCTCATGTACCAGGCGGCGACATTCAATGCAGCCGTGCCAGATACAGTAGCAATGTTGGCAGAAACGATCAGGGACCCCAACATCACAGATGAGGAGGTGTTCAGGCAGCTGGAAACGGCAGACTACGAGATTGGCGAGATCTGGGGCAAACCAGAACTCATACTACCAGAGCTGGTGCACATGGCAGCATACAAGGACAACACACTGGGCAACCCACTTCTATGCCCGAAGGACAGGCTGGACCAGATCGACAGTAGAACTATCGAGGCATACCGAAAAGCCTTCTTCAAGCCTGAGCGGACAGTCGTTGCATTCGCAGGTGTGAACCATCAAGAGGCAGTGAGGCTCACGGAGCAGTACTTTGGCGACATGAAGGACCCAGCAGCATCGATCGCGAGGCCATCCACATCGTCCGAAGCGCAACAAGTTCAGCCCCCGTACCCAACATCGCAACTACCGCCTCAAAAGGACTCTGGACTCATGTCGCGACTATTCTCGAAGAACCTCTCAACCTCAGCATCGCAAAGTGCGACGGTCTCCCCTCTTGACCCATCCGACATCATCCCCCATCCGCTGGATCAGCCGATAAACTACGACCAACCATCGCACTACACCGGTGGCTTCCTAACACTCCCACCTCTCGAGATCCCACCGAATCCAGCGCTCCCACGAGTATCGCACATCCACCTCGCTTTCGAATCATTACCGATCTCCTCACCCGATATTTACGCGCTCGCAACACTACAAACATTACTAGGAGGAGGTGGATCATTCTCAGCAGGAGGTCCAGGCAAGGGCATGTACAGTCGCCTCTACACAAACGTCCTCAACCAATACGGCTGGGTCGAAAACTGCGTCGCTTTCAACCACGCCTATACGGATTCCGGTCTATTCGGCATCTCCGCAAGCTGCGCCACACAATTTGTTCCCAGAATGCTTGACACCATGGCTCGTGAGCTGAGCCTTCTCAGCACAGAAACAGGACTCGGCAGACTCAGCGAGATCGAAGTAAAGAGGGCGAAGAACCAACTTAGGTCAAGCTTATTGATGAACCTCGAATCGAGAATGGTGGAACTGGAAGATCTTGGACGGCAAGTACAGGTTCACGGACGAAGAATCCCAGTCAAAGAGATGGTTGCGAATATCGAGAACGTTACCATGTCAGATCTGAGAAGAGTCGCAAAGCAAGTCTTCAGTGGACAAGTGCATAATGTCGGCAATGGGTCTGGAGCGCCTACTGTGGTGTTGCAGCAGGGTGAGGAGGAGAACGTGAAGTTGAAGGAGATCCCATGGAGTGATATCCAGGAGAGAATCGCGAAGTGGGGTCTGGGAAGGAGGTAG
- a CDS encoding Nicotinamidase, translated as MLLSTVSKSPMMYQVTPRRSALIIEHMQNDLVHPKGAFCNGDFRYLIPKINSLLATPGFLLRVATTASPPHDHEIMAHNHPSKRAFDHHDHHCPVKRKDRKPTKLPLMPKYLQKGTWGHQFLDGFEIDKVDFIYEKLTNSKVVNFSCFGDARGNPTRHLPAGSASHDLQTELEKRDITDIFVPGLGGDHCVAETARAAVKMGYTSHVVEDCLAFHDATKND; from the exons ATGCTCCTCTCCACGGTTAGCAAGTCACCTATGATGTACCAGGTGACACCTCGGCGGTCAGCTTTGATAATTGAGCACATGCAGAATGATCTCGTCCATCCCAAAGGCGCCTTCTGCAACGGCGATTTCCGGTATCTCATCCCGAAGATCAACAGTCTGCTGGCAACACCAGGCTTTCTGCTTCGCGTTGCAACTACAGCTAGTCCACCTCATGATCACGAGATCATGGCTCACAACCACCCTAGTAAGCGAGCCTTCGATCATCATGACCATCATTGCCCTGTCAAGCGCAAAGATCGAAAACCGACCAAGCTCCCTCTTATGCCGAAGTACCTGCAGAAAGGGACGTGGGGACATCAGTTTCTCGATGGCTTCGAAATCGACAAAGTCGATTTCATCTACGAGAAGTTGACAAACTCGAAAGTTGTGAA CTTCTCCTGCTTCGGTGATGCACGTGGTAATCCCACCAGACATCTGCCCGCCGGCTCAGCCTCTCATGACCTCCAAACAGAACTCGAGAAGCGAGACATCACCGATATCTTTGTGCCAGGTCTTGGTGGGGATCATTGTGTTGCCGAGACTGCCAGAGCTGCTGTCAAGATGGGCTACACGTCTCATGTCGTCGAGGACTGCTTGGCATTTCATGATGCCACGAAGAATGATTGA
- a CDS encoding Non-canonical non-ribosomal peptide synthetase FUB8: MIRGDSLARERPDDPIASIPRSGRAADGYEDSSYWDLANGVNKTCRWLMANVKIHKGSVLAYMGPTDLRYTLLLLAALKLEAAMFFPSPHNAELAQRELLALTRSSCFLFAPPFEEQVAPHMQYREVPSLHDLLSKEQARHVEYRHSMADKRREPFVILHTSGTTGTPKPLILRHGYYIHEDLNQCEVFSDNMTSVPFKPGRRLLTLILLKPILNGVVAVSPPAGLPITASLIHSCMAHASTPIDIAQAAPSLLAEMVTEQSYHSDLASLRCIITGSGPMQEDVGDRPLQLNPNVYNYFGLTETDLLPQKLVEPKDWQYQHFHPFSGVTFKSLSDGLYELVIAKIDIEGAPAQPCFEVCPQSDVFHSKDVFAPHETKPDLWRWVCRLDDFITFSTGEKLVPTIIEEEMLLVPHVKGAVVFGQGRLRPFLVVEWDGPSIDHQAVIEAIWPRIQKANQLAPIYGRVAKDLVMITSIPLLRTPKKTVRRRATEELLAAQLEDLYLRASFVEIIPVAVVSETTVLDLVWHALEKVAGDVYATAGRHYELDIFQQGHLDSLRLVQMVQIINASLRASPMVSSEVKITPGLLYADRTIIAIARAIYRHVLVSKGSSSCAVKADGQAGVHSMLRDLVSKHTNNLPASNPLSRPPRHGMRCALFVGSTGSLGPHLLHQLIKLDDVERIDCIDRSDHARRDYLQAFPLDQKLLDGKTRFHAAKDAASHSMFGLDSQVYQILHASVTTILYNAWPVNFPMPLETHGDATGRDFEHHLPKLNSMIRFLLGTTTSPDCLLPEAVIGDPEAADVQGYAQSKWVAEQILETAALQKTISRAAIIRPGLIAGPLPDSESGVTISSPAGRWDAKHLIPAMITSSITMGLIPDHLGDIDKSRWTPVDLCAQIVVELVGSLGTMARPIEVFNVTNTSQHCGSERTWSLHALPIVQHDLVSLSPERSAPTPVPMKRWLEAVNAHGPLPNNPAYKLTQYFEDLIDSNAEHGMNRETDITNARSGSHIMRHLPPVQDLWIRHWLEALSLV, encoded by the exons ATGATCCGCGGCGACTCGCTGGCTCGCGAACGTCCGGACGACCCCATCGCTTCCATACCACGATCTGGAAGGGCCGCAGATGGCTATGAAGACAGTAGCTACTGGGATCTAGCAAATGGAGTCAACAAAACATGTCGCTGGCTGATGGCCAACGTCAAAATACACAAAGGCAGTGTGCTTGCATACATGGGACCAACTGATCTGCGATACACACTGCTGCTCTTGGCAGCATTGAAGCTTGAGGCGGCGATGTTCTTCCCATCACCACACAATGCAGAGCTGGCCCAACGGGAGCTCCTGGCACTCACAAGGTCTTCATGCTTCCTGTTCGCTCCTCCGTTCGAGGAGCAAGTCGCACCCCATATGCAGTATCGGGAGGTCCCTTCGCTGCACGACCTTCTTTCGAAAGAGCAAGCAAGGCATGTGGAATACAGGCACAGCATGGCGGACAAAAGACGAGAGCCATTCGTGATTCTACATACATCTGGCACGACTGGCACGCCCAAACCCTTGATACTTCGTCATGGTTACTACATTCACGAGGATCTAAATCAATGTGAGGTCTTCTCAGACAATATGACTAGCGTGCCGTTCAAGCCTGGAAGGCGATTGCTAACACTCAT CCTGCTCAAACCAATCCTCAATGGCGTTGTGGCCGTCAGTCCTCCTGCAGGTCTGCCCATCACAGCCTCTCTTATCCATTCTTGCATGGCTCATGCATCTACACCTATCGACATCGCACAAGCGGCACCTTCACTACTGGCAGAGATGGTCACCGAACAGTCGTATCACTCAGACCTCGCCAGCTTGCGATGCATCATCACAGGAAGTGGTCCAATGCAGGAAGATGTTGGGGATCGCCCGCTACAGCTGAATCCAAATGTCTACAACTACTTTGGACTGACAGAGACGGATCTCTTGCCACAGAAGCTGGTCGAACCGAAAGACTGGCAGTACCAGCACTTTCATCCTTTCAGCGGGGTCACATTCAAATCGCTTAGTGACGGACTGTATGAGCTCGTCATCGCTAAAATTGATATTGAAGGTGCACCTGCGCAGCCGTGTTTTGAGGTCTGCCCGCAAAGTGATGTGTTCCACTCCAAAGATGTCTTCGCTCCTCACGAAACGAAACCTGATCTATGGAGATGGGTCTGCCGGCTGGACGATTTCATCACTTTTAGCACGGGAGAGAAGCTCGTCCCAACCATCATCGAAGAAGAGATGCTACTGGTGCCACATGTCAAAGGTGCCGTCGTGTTCGGTCAAGGCAGGCTGAGACCTTTTCTGGTCGTTGAGTGGGATGGTCCTTCTATTGATCATCAAGCAGTAATTGAGGCAATTTGGCCTCGGATACAGAAGGCAAATCAGCTTGCTCCAATCTATGGGCGAGTCGCGAAAGATCTTGTCATGATCACATCAATTCCACTGCTCCGAACGCCGAAGAAGACCGTGCGACGACGTGCCACAGAAGAGCTTCTGGCAGCACAGCTCGAGGATCTGTACCTGAGAGCTTCTTTTGTCGAGATCATTCCTGTTGCGGTTGTGTCCGAGACAACTGTCTTGGATCTGGTGTGGCATGCTCTGGAGAAAGTCGCTGGCGATGTTTATGCCACCGCTGGACGGCATTACGAGCTGGACATCTTCCAGCAAGGCCATCTTGACTCGCTTAGGCTTGTACAAATGGTTCAGATCATCAACGCAAGCCTGCGAGCTTCCCCGATGGTTTCCAGCGAGGTCAAAATCACGCCAGGTCTACTCTATGCTGACAGGACTATCATCGCCATCGCTCGTGCGATATACCGGCACGTCTTGGTATCGAAGGGTTCGTCTTCTTGCGCTGTAAAAGCAGATGGGCAAGCCGGGGTGCATTCTATGCTCAGAGATTTAGTGAGCAAACATACGAACAATCTTCCTGCTTCCAACCCACTCTCGAGACCTCCACGCCATGGCATGCGCTGTGCACTATTCGTAGGCTCTACCGGCTCGCTTGGTCCGCATCTCTTGCACCAACTAATCAAGCTCGACGACGTGGAACGTATCGACTGCATTGATCGCTCCGATCATGCTCGTAGAGACTATCTCCAGGCTTTTCCACTTGACCAGAAGCTGCTTGACGGCAAGACTCGCTTCCACGCTGCCAAAGACGCCGCCAGCCATTCTATGTTCGGACTTGACAGTCAGGTATATCAGATTCTGCATGCCAGCGTCACCACTATTCTTTATAACGCATGGCCTGTCAACTTCCCGATGCCACTGGAGACCCATGGAGATGCTACAGGGCGAGACTTTGAACACCACCTTCCTAAGCTAAATTCGATGATCAGATTCCTCCTCGGCACTACAACATCCCCAGATTGTCTTC TCCCGGAAGCTGTCATTGGTGACCCCGAAGCTGCCGACGTTCAGGGGTATGCTCAAAGCAAGTGGGTGGCGGAGCAGATCCTGGAAACAGCAGCGCTGCAGAAGACCATATCACGAGCGGCGATCATCCGTCCGGGCCTGATAGCAGGACCACTGCCAGACTCAGAGTCTGGCGTTACGATCAGCTCGCCAGCCGGACGGTGGGATGCAAAGCACCTTATACCCGCCATGATCACGAGCTCGATCACAATGGGACTGATACCCGACCATCTTGGTGACATCGATAAGTCGCGATGGACACCGGTCGATCTTTGTGCTCAGATTGTGGTCGAGCTCGTTGGGTCGTTGGGGACCATGGCGCGGCCAATCGAGGTTTTCAACGTCACCAATACAAGCCAGCACTGTGGAAGCGAGCGTACGTGGTCACTTCATGCGCTTCCGATTGTTCAGCACGATCTGGTAAGCCTATCGCCCGAGCGATCAGCACCGACGCCCGTTCCGATGAAGCGATGGCTCGAAGCTGTGAACGCCCATGGTCCACTTCCGAACAATCCAGCCTACAAGTTGACACAATACTTCGAGGATCTCATCGACTCGAATGCTGAGCATGGTATGAATAGAGAAACTGACATCACTAATGCAAGGTCGGGAAGCCATATTATGCGACACCTGCCTCCTGTACAAGACCTGTGGATCCGGCACTGGCTGGAAGCTCTAAGTCTGGTCTGA
- a CDS encoding Ubiquitin carboxyl-terminal hydrolase 2 gives MSGGWNTIESDAGVFTYLIESLGVKKVQFEELISLDAESLQQLNPIGVIFLFKYPTDEKPKKDAPLDGEFDYGALENQEEPVWFAAQTIQNACGTQALLSVMLNKDNQDEGGVDIGENLKDFKSFTGMFPADLRGEALSNSDLIRETHNSFARSSPFVSDETRMATADDDVYHFIAYTSINSTLYELDGLQPAPIRHGDAGACPPEIFSDAVIPVLQRRIERYPATEIRFNLLAVCEDLRERARAVGDEEWLAREEQKRRDWRWENALRRHNFVGFIGDVMKGVTASKVKDGSYDKWIEDAKAATKKRIEDRQKRGQGEDEMDMS, from the exons ATGTCAGGCGGGTGGAACACAATCGAATCCGATGCT GGTGTCTTCACCTACCTCATCGAATCGCTGGGCGTGAAGAAGGTGCAGTTCGAAGAGCTCATCAGTCTTGACGCAGAGTCATTACAGCAACTCAACCCAATCGGTGTCATCTTCCTCTTCAAGTACCCGACAGACGAGAAGCCCAAGAAGGACGCCCCTCTCGATGGCGAATTCGACTATGGCGCATTGGAGAACCAGGAAGAGCCAGTGTGGTTTGCAGCGCAAACGATCCAAAATGCCTGTGGCACACAAGCACTCCTCAGCGTAATGCTCAACAAGGACAACCAAGATGAGGGCGGCGTCGATATTGGCGAGAACTTGAAGGACTTTAAGAGCTTTACGGGAATGTTTCCAGCCGAT CTCCGCGGCGAAGCACTCTCCAACTCAGACCTCATCCGCGAGACCCACAACTCTTTCGCCCGCAGCTCGCCCTTCGTATCCGACGAAACCCGCATGGCCACTGCCGACGACGACGTCTACCACTTCATCGCCTACACCTCCATCAACAGCACACTCTACGAGCTCGACGGCTTACAACCAGCACCCATACGGCACGGCGACGCAGGCGCCTGTCCTCCCGAGATCTTCTCGGACGCAGTCATTCCAGTGCTGCAGCGGAGGATAGAACGTTACCCAGCGACCGAGATCCGATTCAACTTGCTGGCGGTATGTGAGGATCTGAGGGAGCGTGCAAGGGCAGTAGGAGATGAGGAGTGGTTGGCACGAGAAGAGCAGAAGAGACGGGATTGGAGATGGGAGAACGCGCTGAGGCGGCATAACTTTGTGGGCTTCATTGGTGACGTCATGAAGGGTGTGACTGCGAGCAAGGTGAAGGACGGTAGCTACGACAAGTGGATCGAAGATGCGAAGGCAGCGACCAAGAAGCGGATAGAGGACCGGCAGAAGCGAGGGCAGGGTGAGGATGAGATGGACATGTCGTAG